Genomic window (Balearica regulorum gibbericeps isolate bBalReg1 chromosome Z, bBalReg1.pri, whole genome shotgun sequence):
aagggaaagggtTGAACAAAGCAGTGGTTCAGTGATCAGGCAGTGGGAGGAGAAGTGGGTGCAGTGCAGGACAtctccaaaggaaaatgaaatttgaagAAATGTCAAGTCGACAATGCTAATGATGCCAGGAGAAAAGCTATCCTGAGGCTTGGGTGGAGTGATTGGTAGAAGCCCACAATGAGAAAAGTGtggtttagatttttaaaactatggAAAATTTTTAGTTGTTtaatcttttcctctcttgccCCCCACACTCCCCTACCCCGTGCTGTTGCTTCGGAAGAATGTCCATGTGGCTCAGAGGATTTGCCTCCCACTTGTTGTCATATGCATTTTGCATTGCATCGAACAAAGGCAGGCACTGGCAGTACATTTGCTGGGTCTTTCTAGTAGCACACCcacattttcttccccctaAAAGAGTTGATTGCCCAAACACATACACTTTTGTAGATGAAGAATTCAACCAAGGAGGAAATATGCTAATAATTCTCTAAGCTGCTAATAACTGCAGTTTACTAAAGTGCAGCAGCATTGTAAAAATTACACTGATTACCGCATTGCATCTTGACTTAGACAGCAATGAATGCGTTCAGAGACTGTGTAAATGTAACAGTAACTTCTGGAAAATCTGGGTCTAGATGAGCAGTCTGTGGGAAACACTGAACGCTGTATTGCTGACTACAATTAGGATTGAATGCAGCCCTTTTGCAGCCCTTTGTAATGGTGCAGGCTTTGAAAAGCCTCCTCCCTGTAGGTAGCAAACACACAGCTGGTGGTACATACTTAAGGAGCAAAAGCAGCCCCCTGGCAAGCTGTCCTCCATCTGCCACACAGCCCATGCAGGGACTCTCTGTGTGTCCCACCACTCTCCTCTACCAAGCCTCCTCCCACTCATCATGTCATCATCCCAATGTGTGCAATTTTCCCAGACCCAGCCAGTTATCCTGGACAGGTTCTTGTGGCCTGGACTGTCTTGAAAAGCTTTATTTGGTCAGCTGCTTCCATCCTTAATGATCTTCCCAGTTATCTTCTTCAGGCAATTCacttctgctcctcacaggagtGTCTGGAGCACACTCTCATTGCCATAACCTCACAAAATTGTCCCAGATTCTGCCAGAATGTGTTGAGGGAAAAactgagtgggtttttttaatcatatttttttcctcctctaccATTTCTCCCTGGCTTCTCTGCCCTGCTAGGAGCCCTCCTCCTTGCTTAGTTACTAATCCCTGGCAAAAAAAAGACTCCCTTCCATAAGGAGCATTGTTTCCTCCTAGGTTTTGCTGCGTAATTGTCTGTCTTCTTACTACATAATTACATATGCCACACTAATTGCACAGACACATGCATTTTCAGAATTACATAGTGTCATAAATGCGTGCCCTGATTAGGCAGTTACGTGTATGTGCCTTACTTGTGAGCTATGGATTGCAGCTATGAGAGGATGGGCTCTTACTCATTAAGAAACTACTAAAATACTGTGCCTTTGGTTCTGTTCCCTAATTTCAATACCCAAACGTGATATGATCTGAAATAGTTCATACATTAAAGCAGTGATGCAAGTAGACATGCTTTAGTAAACGGGGTCTCTGGGACAATCGGGGGATATTCCCAGCTGCGTGGCGTGGAGGTACTAGAAGCACGGGAGTGGAGGGCCCTTCGGCTCTGGTTCAGCTTTGCAGGGAGATGTGTTTCAGTGGCTGGGGTGCACAGCTTTGTTACCTGATTTTCTGCATCCATTGAAGGTGTGTTCTTGCAGCTACAGAGAACATGTAGTTAGCTACCAATGCTGCTTTGATCTGTCTGATTAGAAGCAAATGTTAGCAGGAGCATGATGGCATACTCATGGTTTGTGTGAAAGGAGACAGCCAACAGTCTTGCACTGATGCTTATGTCCCTTTGCACAGACTGCTCCAGATAGCAACATCCCCTGTTTTGCACCAGCAAGTCAGGCAGGGGAGATTTAAACCCAAATATTCAGAAAGGAATTGCAGTCTTAGTCCTGTCACCTGAGTACCCATTGTGTCATGATACCTGGAGTTCTGCAGGCAAACCAAGAGCAATTCTTGCCCTTGCAGgttaaaagaaagtttattctttcatttctgctatGCCCACTCAAAAAACGTAAGGACTTTTTATACTAGTTGTTCTGTATTTGTTTGAATATATCTTTAAATAGGACTAAAGAAGAAACTGGCCACATTTGTGTATTTAAATGGTGAAAAATGTAATATGCTTTAAGAAAAGCACTGCTAGAAACTTCTGTTGGAGAATTCCTAGGTTCAGCAAAATATGAGATACAAGTAGAACTAGTGAAGTGTGTCAAGTACAATATATAGACAAAAGCAGGTTGGTTGGTTCTTTTTAAGGGTCTTTCCCAATGTTTAAGCacaattaagaagaaaatatctaaTGGATGAAACCAACATTGTCTTCAAATGTGTACAAATACTAATTAGAAAACTctttcaaagtgcttttaaaagagCTCTTCTGGCTGGCTGACAATAATTCCTTAAGGTGTGTGAAATGCTTTTTACTGCCTGTATAAACCCAGAGGCAATGTGATTGTTCAGGTCACTGATAAGTTCCCTTGTGCTCCTAGCTgatcatctgctgctgcagtgtgtATTAATAGCATGCAGGACAAGGAACAGCAAGGGCGGGGATGACTAGCAAACAAAGGTGTCCTTGTTGGGTGGCCACTGAGTTCACAGGGTTTGATCTGTGCCGTTTGCTTCCCAAGCCTGTGCCTCACACATAGAAACACATGTGGAATGGGAACCGGAGACCTCAGATATcaagtttctgttttaaaatgttagtcAAAGTGAATAGACGTGTCACGTTGGTTTTCAGGAGTTAAGAAGAGTTATCAAGAGTTAGCAAGTTCTTTTTGCAGAATAATGTTGAAAAtgccctctgcttttcttttggtggtggtttgttttgggtttgtgggttttttttttcctttcagcagtAAGAATTATTGAGAAATTCATTGTCATGTTACCAGCTTAATCAAAAGTTCCTTCGCACTTTACTCACGGGAAGTTCAGTAGGCTGCTTGATGGGTAAAATCTGCCCATACCAGAACataaatggtgtttctttcaATACCCTCCTTGAGTGCAGAGGCAACAGATCATGGAGAAATATGAATCCAGTGCATCTGCACTGCAGATCAAAGCAGTGGGAGGGAGGAAACTGTGACTCTGGTCCCTGTCATGCTCCTTGTGGTGGTCTTCATGCCGTGGGAGTTGAAAACGCTTCCTGTCTCCCAGGTCCAGTTGTGTGTGGGGGTTTCCATGGGGGCTGAAGAAAGACCCCATGCCTTTCCAGCACTGTGTAATTCTACCCTATGTTTGATGATCAGGATTGATCCACTGAGAAATGAACACTCCCTGCTGGTGCTACGTCCTTCTTCCTAACTTGGAATGAATCGCCTACTCTTCCTGCATGTTAGCATCTGTTTCTGCAAAACAGGGACAGTAATACTTTTCATCTGTAGAAGCATTATGAGATTTCCTTTAGGTGcagaaggcatttttaaaataccaagatGATAGGTGTTGTGTACTGCATGTGCAAACCTTTGAAGAACCTAAACTGCCAAGCTGTTAATAACTTGGAAATCCAAAGCTCATTTTTAGAGGCAAACCAGGACACAGGCATGAAATAATGACAAAGTGAGGATAGTAAGCAGATGGGAGATACTTAGATGAAAGTTTGTTGGTTTAGTGCCTTGTCCAGCTTATGGTAAGGtaactttctatttttcatgttaatgATTTGCCACACTCTGAGGGGCTGCTTTAATCTCAAGTTTAAGAAGTGCTAGGATTTGCTTTCCAGATGGTGTTTACtctgcataaaataaaatgttgctttttagGACTTCATCAtagttttgttctcttttattttagaaatcttCCAGAATCCCTGAGGATGACATCAGgttgagaaaaaacagagacCAAAACTGTGCCAATTTCTTGGAGCCAGCTACTGTGCTTGctacaaaggaagagaaaatggaaattgaagTTCCAGTTTCTGAACATAAAAGCATCACCACGGTGGCTTCACCACATCCCATAGAAAATCCAACccacttcttttcttctgctgccagCCACAATGGACTTAAGGACAGGCACGAATCTCTGGACAGTGAAGTTGCTAAAGAGATCAGATACCTAGATGAAGTGCTGGAGGCAAATTGCTGTGATTCTGCTGCAGATAATACCTTTAATGGGACATCCTCCCCTGAACCAAGTGCAGTCTCCATTATGGATGGCTCAGGAGCATCTGTTAATGTCAATAATGATTCAGTACCCagtgaaagggaggaaaatgtAGCCGACAAGCAGGCACCCTTGGTAGCTGAACCACATGAAGGTAGCATAACAGATGAGACCCTGAAATCTAATGGCCATTCCTTGGGTGGACTGAAGGAAGACACTAGGGAAGGTCTGAAGGTGCCAGGAAGTCCCACTTCTTCAAACAGTTCTAGAAGATCCTCTAAGGATGGAGAAACAACTCTTACAACCCTGAAGAAAGAGGCTAAGTTTGAACTACGAGCCTTCCATGAAGACAAAAAGCCCTCAAAGCTCTTtgaagatgaggaagagaaggaaaaatacagagtcCGCAAAGTGAGACCATCAGAGGAAATGATGgaacttgaaaaagaaagaagggaactCATTAAAAGCCAGGCTGtcaagaaaaaccccaacattgcTGCCAAATGGTGGAACCCTCCCCAAGAGAAGACCCTGGAGGAGCAACTAGATGAAGAGCATCTGGAGTCCCACAAGAAATACAAGTTGCGCAAggagagacagcagcagcagggtgcaACACCAACATCCCCCAAACAGGTCAGCTGCTCCTTTGTACCACCAGAGCCAGTCAATATCAAGAAAGAGGATATTGTCACAGAGCAAATTGACTTCTCGGCTGCCAGAAAGCAGTTCCAGCTGATGGAGCATTCAGGTCCATCTCAGGGTCAGGCCCCACCGAGGCGGTCAGGAACACCCAGAATGTTCTCCATCAAACCCTTCTACAAAAGCCTCAATTCTCCACATGTAGACAGGCCACTGTCCTCCGTGACAAGACCTGTTTCAGTGTGTGGGCAGACAGGACAGCTTGAGGGTAACAATGCCACTGTTGTCAAAGCACAGAAGGTCTCCTGTACCTCAGAAGATGATACAAGCACTCAGACTACCACTGCTGACCCAGTAAGAGAGTTACCTTGCAGTGAtagccccagagctggacaggCCTCAAAACTGTGGGCAGAGGATGGAGAATTCATGAGTGCAAGAGCGGTCTTCACAGTAGTGAAGGATGATGGACAGAGCATGCTAGACCAGTTCCCAAAGTCAGCCAGCACCTCTTCCCCTCCAGAGGAGCTTGACTCTGGTTTGGATGACTTGTCTGTCAGGTCTCAGGATACCACCATCTTGGAGACTCTTTCCAATGACTTCAGCATGGATaacatcagtgacagtggtgcCTCCAATGAGACCATGAGTGCCCTGCAGGAAAGCTCACTGGCAGATTTCTCCCTGCCGCAGACCCCACAGGCCGACACTCCAGCAGAGTGCAGGGCTGAAGGCATCTCCAAGTTGTTCAGTGACCCAGGCTGTGACTCTCCCTCTTCCGCCTTGGCAGACTCCGTGCTGATTGATGACCAGCTGGAGTACCACGCTGGCCTGCTGGTTCAAAATGCCATCCAACAAGCCATAGCCGAGCAGGCGGATAAAGCAAACTGCCAGGAAGAAGAAATCCCAGCAGAGAAGGAGATCTCAGTCAAAGAGCAGCCAGCCACCACTGGGCCAGCTCCAGCCTCCATGGAGCAGCAGAAGCCAATGTTCGAGCCACCCCAGGTGTCTTCACCTGTTCAAGAAAAAAGGGACACCATACCAAAGACTTCAAAAGAGGAAGACTCAGGACTCAGGGAAGGGAAGAGTTTGCAGCAGTCACCTGTGTACTCAGCCAGCCAGCCGTTCCTTGTGGAAGAAAATAGGCACGAAGTCAGCTATTTCAGCAAGTATTCAGAGGCCGCTGAGCTGAGGAGCACTGCCTCCATACTGGCCACACAGGAGCCTGAAGTGACTGTGGGCCCTTTCAAGTTACGGTCAAGGAAGCAGAGGACTTTGTCGATGATAGAAGAAGAGATCAGAGCTGCCCAGGAGCGAGAAGAGGAGCTGAAGAGGCAGCGGCAAGGTCTGCAGGTAGCACCAAGCCCTGTTACAAAGACCGCACCACCCATGCCCACCAGAACTGTGTCTTACAAAACTGCACCAGGTAAGAACCCAAAACACCAGAGAGAAAGTGAAATGTGACTGAACGGTCAGGTCAGATTCAGGTTTATGTCATTTTTGAGCAAGTACATCATTTTGCAGGGGGCAGGAGGGTTGTCATGACTTCATCTGCCTGGAAGTTGCAGTCGGGAGGAGGGCATGGGACAACCCAACTTTCTGTCAGTGAGCATATCTgaggatgtttttgttttttccccaaatgtagCGCAGAAGTAACTTACATACCCTGCTGATCCTCCTTAGAAAACCCTGTGCTTTATTCTTCCCCTGCCACGTTGTAGCATGACATGTCTATTGCTGTGCTGCTCAGACCACCCACGGAAATTCAGGATCATCACAAGGAGGGACAGCAGCGGTTTTTGCAGCTGTGTGTCTATTTGAAAGACAAAcatacaaagcatttttaacaggctttctgttcttttgcaCATCATAAAAGAGCTGCAAAGGTAGTGGGGATT
Coding sequences:
- the PALM2AKAP2 gene encoding PALM2-AKAP2 fusion protein isoform X5, with protein sequence MAEAELHKERLQAIAEKRKRQTEIEGKRQQLEDQILQLQHFKSKALREKWLLQGIPAGSADEEEARRRQSEEDELKVKKLEENIHRLEEEIQKLESEESQISAKEQIILEKLKETEKSFDNLQKSFSHQDGGAGGSDMLPRDPLGPCSCEGPEDEEGAGKSSRIPEDDIRLRKNRDQNCANFLEPATVLATKEEKMEIEVPVSEHKSITTVASPHPIENPTHFFSSAASHNGLKDRHESLDSEVAKEIRYLDEVLEANCCDSAADNTFNGTSSPEPSAVSIMDGSGASVNVNNDSVPSEREENVADKQAPLVAEPHEGSITDETLKSNGHSLGGLKEDTREGLKVPGSPTSSNSSRRSSKDGETTLTTLKKEAKFELRAFHEDKKPSKLFEDEEEKEKYRVRKVRPSEEMMELEKERRELIKSQAVKKNPNIAAKWWNPPQEKTLEEQLDEEHLESHKKYKLRKERQQQQGATPTSPKQVSCSFVPPEPVNIKKEDIVTEQIDFSAARKQFQLMEHSGPSQGQAPPRRSGTPRMFSIKPFYKSLNSPHVDRPLSSVTRPVSVCGQTGQLEGNNATVVKAQKVSCTSEDDTSTQTTTADPVRELPCSDSPRAGQASKLWAEDGEFMSARAVFTVVKDDGQSMLDQFPKSASTSSPPEELDSGLDDLSVRSQDTTILETLSNDFSMDNISDSGASNETMSALQESSLADFSLPQTPQADTPAECRAEGISKLFSDPGCDSPSSALADSVLIDDQLEYHAGLLVQNAIQQAIAEQADKANCQEEEIPAEKEISVKEQPATTGPAPASMEQQKPMFEPPQVSSPVQEKRDTIPKTSKEEDSGLREGKSLQQSPVYSASQPFLVEENRHEVSYFSKYSEAAELRSTASILATQEPEVTVGPFKLRSRKQRTLSMIEEEIRAAQEREEELKRQRQGLQVAPSPVTKTAPPMPTRTVSYKTAPGKIEKIKPPPSPTTEGPVSQSDPPHEEAAGAQRPKNLMQTLMEDYETHKTKRRERMDDSSYTCKLLSSKVTSEVLEATRVNRRKSALALRWEAGIYANREEDE
- the PALM2AKAP2 gene encoding PALM2-AKAP2 fusion protein isoform X1, whose amino-acid sequence is MAEAELHKERLQAIAEKRKRQTEIEGKRQQLEDQILQLQHFKSKALREKWLLQGIPAGSADEEEARRRQSEEDELKVKKLEENIHRLEEEIQKLESEESQISAKEQIILEKLKETEKSFDNLQKSFSHQDGDAVNYIYSQIPELPTLYSRTAEPVPGRDGASRVAALCTMEINVEKDKHTGETKIVSASPVGPDEAHQRGFKVYDDGTKVVYEVHSGGTVVENGVHKLSSKDVDELMQKAGQSSVKGGYETMTVSDRNMVADGNLSHMKEQMLFKEAKLEMVHKPSKGHAANPQPQDKPCGGEALEASADQPVTMIFMGYQNIDDEEETKKVLGYDETIKAELVLIDEDDEKSLREKTVTDVSTMDGNAAELVSGRPLSDTTEPSSPEGKEESLPLEAAPGAGGSDMLPRDPLGPCSCEGPEDEEGAGKSSRIPEDDIRLRKNRDQNCANFLEPATVLATKEEKMEIEVPVSEHKSITTVASPHPIENPTHFFSSAASHNGLKDRHESLDSEVAKEIRYLDEVLEANCCDSAADNTFNGTSSPEPSAVSIMDGSGASVNVNNDSVPSEREENVADKQAPLVAEPHEGSITDETLKSNGHSLGGLKEDTREGLKVPGSPTSSNSSRRSSKDGETTLTTLKKEAKFELRAFHEDKKPSKLFEDEEEKEKYRVRKVRPSEEMMELEKERRELIKSQAVKKNPNIAAKWWNPPQEKTLEEQLDEEHLESHKKYKLRKERQQQQGATPTSPKQVSCSFVPPEPVNIKKEDIVTEQIDFSAARKQFQLMEHSGPSQGQAPPRRSGTPRMFSIKPFYKSLNSPHVDRPLSSVTRPVSVCGQTGQLEGNNATVVKAQKVSCTSEDDTSTQTTTADPVRELPCSDSPRAGQASKLWAEDGEFMSARAVFTVVKDDGQSMLDQFPKSASTSSPPEELDSGLDDLSVRSQDTTILETLSNDFSMDNISDSGASNETMSALQESSLADFSLPQTPQADTPAECRAEGISKLFSDPGCDSPSSALADSVLIDDQLEYHAGLLVQNAIQQAIAEQADKANCQEEEIPAEKEISVKEQPATTGPAPASMEQQKPMFEPPQVSSPVQEKRDTIPKTSKEEDSGLREGKSLQQSPVYSASQPFLVEENRHEVSYFSKYSEAAELRSTASILATQEPEVTVGPFKLRSRKQRTLSMIEEEIRAAQEREEELKRQRQGLQVAPSPVTKTAPPMPTRTVSYKTAPGKIEKIKPPPSPTTEGPVSQSDPPHEEAAGAQRPKNLMQTLMEDYETHKTKRRERMDDSSYTCKLLSSKVTSEVLEATRVNRRKSALALRWEAGIYANREEDE
- the PALM2AKAP2 gene encoding PALM2-AKAP2 fusion protein isoform X4, whose amino-acid sequence is MAEAELHKERLQAIAEKRKRQTEIEGKRQQLEDQILQLQHFKSKALREKWLLQGIPAGSADEEEARRRQSEEDELKVKKLEENIHRLEEEIQKLESEESQISAKEQIILEKLKETEKSFDNLQKSFSHQDGDAVNYIYSQIPELPTLYSRTAEPVPGRDGASRVAGAGGSDMLPRDPLGPCSCEGPEDEEGAGKSSRIPEDDIRLRKNRDQNCANFLEPATVLATKEEKMEIEVPVSEHKSITTVASPHPIENPTHFFSSAASHNGLKDRHESLDSEVAKEIRYLDEVLEANCCDSAADNTFNGTSSPEPSAVSIMDGSGASVNVNNDSVPSEREENVADKQAPLVAEPHEGSITDETLKSNGHSLGGLKEDTREGLKVPGSPTSSNSSRRSSKDGETTLTTLKKEAKFELRAFHEDKKPSKLFEDEEEKEKYRVRKVRPSEEMMELEKERRELIKSQAVKKNPNIAAKWWNPPQEKTLEEQLDEEHLESHKKYKLRKERQQQQGATPTSPKQVSCSFVPPEPVNIKKEDIVTEQIDFSAARKQFQLMEHSGPSQGQAPPRRSGTPRMFSIKPFYKSLNSPHVDRPLSSVTRPVSVCGQTGQLEGNNATVVKAQKVSCTSEDDTSTQTTTADPVRELPCSDSPRAGQASKLWAEDGEFMSARAVFTVVKDDGQSMLDQFPKSASTSSPPEELDSGLDDLSVRSQDTTILETLSNDFSMDNISDSGASNETMSALQESSLADFSLPQTPQADTPAECRAEGISKLFSDPGCDSPSSALADSVLIDDQLEYHAGLLVQNAIQQAIAEQADKANCQEEEIPAEKEISVKEQPATTGPAPASMEQQKPMFEPPQVSSPVQEKRDTIPKTSKEEDSGLREGKSLQQSPVYSASQPFLVEENRHEVSYFSKYSEAAELRSTASILATQEPEVTVGPFKLRSRKQRTLSMIEEEIRAAQEREEELKRQRQGLQVAPSPVTKTAPPMPTRTVSYKTAPGKIEKIKPPPSPTTEGPVSQSDPPHEEAAGAQRPKNLMQTLMEDYETHKTKRRERMDDSSYTCKLLSSKVTSEVLEATRVNRRKSALALRWEAGIYANREEDE
- the PALM2AKAP2 gene encoding PALM2-AKAP2 fusion protein isoform X2, producing MAEAELHKERLQAIAEKRKRQTEIEGKRQQLEDQILQLQHFKSKALREKWLLQGIPAGSADEEEARRRQSEEDELKVKKLEENIHRLEEEIQKLESEESQISAKEQIILEKLKETEKSFDNLQKSFSHQDGDAVNYIYSQIPELPTLYSRTAEPVPGRDGASRVAALCTMEINVEKDKHTGETKIVSASPVGPDEAHQRGFKVYDDGTKVVYEVHSGGTVVENGVHKLSSKDVDELMQKAGQSSVKGGYETMTVSDRNMVADGNLSHMKEQMLFKEAKLEMVHKPSKGHAANPQPQDKPCGGEALEASADQPVTMIFMGYQNIDDEEETKKVLGYDETIKAELVLIDEDDEKSLREKTVTDVSTMDGNAAELVSGRPLSDTTEPSSPEGKEESLPLEAAPGAGGSDMLPRDPLGPCSCEGPEDEEGAGKSSRIPEDDIRLRKNRDQNCANFLEPATVLATKEEKMEIEVPVSEHKSITTVASPHPIENPTHFFSSAASHNGLKDRHESLDSEVAKEIRYLDEVLEANCCDSAADNTFNGTSSPEPSAVSIMDGSGASVNVNNDSVPSEREENVADKQAPLVAEPHEGSITDETLKSNGHSLGGLKEDTREGLKVPGSPTSSNSSRRSSKDGETTLTTLKKEAKFELRAFHEDKKPSKLFEDEEEKEKYRVRKVRPSEEMMELEKERRELIKSQAVKKNPNIAAKWWNPPQEKTLEEQLDEEHLESHKKYKLRKERQQQQGATPTSPKQVSCSFVPPEPVNIKKEDIVTEQIDFSAARKQFQLMEHSGPSQGQAPPRRSGTPRMFSIKPFYKSLNSPHVDRPLSSVTRPVSVCGQTGQLEGNNATVVKAQKVSCTSEDDTSTQTTTADPVRELPCSDSPRAGQASKLWAEDGEFMSARAVFTVVKDDGQSMLDQFPKSASTSSPPEELDSGLDDLSVRSQDTTILETLSNDFSMDNISDSGASNETMSALQESSLADFSLPQTPQADTPAECRAEGISKLFSDPGCDSPSSALADSVLIDDQLEYHAGLLVQNAIQQAIAEQADKANCQEEEIPAEKEISVKEQPATTGPAPASMEQQKPMFEPPQVSSPVQEKRDTIPKTSKEEDSGLREGKSLQQSPVYSASQPFLVEENRHEVSYFSKYSEAAELRSTASILATQEPEVTVGPFKLRSRKQRTLSMIEEEIRAAQEREEELKRQRQGLQVAPSPVTKTAPPMPTRTVSYKTAPGKIEKIKPPPSPTTEGPVSQSDPPHEEAAGAQRPKNLMQTLMEDYETHKTKRRERMDDSSVLEATRVNRRKSALALRWEAGIYANREEDE
- the PALM2AKAP2 gene encoding PALM2-AKAP2 fusion protein isoform X3, translating into MAEAELHKERLQAIAEKRKRQTEIEGKRQQLEDQILQLQHFKSKALREKWLLQGIPAGSADEEEARRRQSEEDELKVKKLEENIHRLEEEIQKLESEESQISAKEQIILEKLKETEKSFDNLQKSFSHQDGALCTMEINVEKDKHTGETKIVSASPVGPDEAHQRGFKVYDDGTKVVYEVHSGGTVVENGVHKLSSKDVDELMQKAGQSSVKGGYETMTVSDRNMVADGNLSHMKEQMLFKEAKLEMVHKPSKGHAANPQPQDKPCGGEALEASADQPVTMIFMGYQNIDDEEETKKVLGYDETIKAELVLIDEDDEKSLREKTVTDVSTMDGNAAELVSGRPLSDTTEPSSPEGKEESLPLEAAPGAGGSDMLPRDPLGPCSCEGPEDEEGAGKSSRIPEDDIRLRKNRDQNCANFLEPATVLATKEEKMEIEVPVSEHKSITTVASPHPIENPTHFFSSAASHNGLKDRHESLDSEVAKEIRYLDEVLEANCCDSAADNTFNGTSSPEPSAVSIMDGSGASVNVNNDSVPSEREENVADKQAPLVAEPHEGSITDETLKSNGHSLGGLKEDTREGLKVPGSPTSSNSSRRSSKDGETTLTTLKKEAKFELRAFHEDKKPSKLFEDEEEKEKYRVRKVRPSEEMMELEKERRELIKSQAVKKNPNIAAKWWNPPQEKTLEEQLDEEHLESHKKYKLRKERQQQQGATPTSPKQVSCSFVPPEPVNIKKEDIVTEQIDFSAARKQFQLMEHSGPSQGQAPPRRSGTPRMFSIKPFYKSLNSPHVDRPLSSVTRPVSVCGQTGQLEGNNATVVKAQKVSCTSEDDTSTQTTTADPVRELPCSDSPRAGQASKLWAEDGEFMSARAVFTVVKDDGQSMLDQFPKSASTSSPPEELDSGLDDLSVRSQDTTILETLSNDFSMDNISDSGASNETMSALQESSLADFSLPQTPQADTPAECRAEGISKLFSDPGCDSPSSALADSVLIDDQLEYHAGLLVQNAIQQAIAEQADKANCQEEEIPAEKEISVKEQPATTGPAPASMEQQKPMFEPPQVSSPVQEKRDTIPKTSKEEDSGLREGKSLQQSPVYSASQPFLVEENRHEVSYFSKYSEAAELRSTASILATQEPEVTVGPFKLRSRKQRTLSMIEEEIRAAQEREEELKRQRQGLQVAPSPVTKTAPPMPTRTVSYKTAPGKIEKIKPPPSPTTEGPVSQSDPPHEEAAGAQRPKNLMQTLMEDYETHKTKRRERMDDSSYTCKLLSSKVTSEVLEATRVNRRKSALALRWEAGIYANREEDE
- the PALM2AKAP2 gene encoding PALM2-AKAP2 fusion protein isoform X7, which translates into the protein MEIEVPVSEHKSITTVASPHPIENPTHFFSSAASHNGLKDRHESLDSEVAKEIRYLDEVLEANCCDSAADNTFNGTSSPEPSAVSIMDGSGASVNVNNDSVPSEREENVADKQAPLVAEPHEGSITDETLKSNGHSLGGLKEDTREGLKVPGSPTSSNSSRRSSKDGETTLTTLKKEAKFELRAFHEDKKPSKLFEDEEEKEKYRVRKVRPSEEMMELEKERRELIKSQAVKKNPNIAAKWWNPPQEKTLEEQLDEEHLESHKKYKLRKERQQQQGATPTSPKQVSCSFVPPEPVNIKKEDIVTEQIDFSAARKQFQLMEHSGPSQGQAPPRRSGTPRMFSIKPFYKSLNSPHVDRPLSSVTRPVSVCGQTGQLEGNNATVVKAQKVSCTSEDDTSTQTTTADPVRELPCSDSPRAGQASKLWAEDGEFMSARAVFTVVKDDGQSMLDQFPKSASTSSPPEELDSGLDDLSVRSQDTTILETLSNDFSMDNISDSGASNETMSALQESSLADFSLPQTPQADTPAECRAEGISKLFSDPGCDSPSSALADSVLIDDQLEYHAGLLVQNAIQQAIAEQADKANCQEEEIPAEKEISVKEQPATTGPAPASMEQQKPMFEPPQVSSPVQEKRDTIPKTSKEEDSGLREGKSLQQSPVYSASQPFLVEENRHEVSYFSKYSEAAELRSTASILATQEPEVTVGPFKLRSRKQRTLSMIEEEIRAAQEREEELKRQRQGLQVAPSPVTKTAPPMPTRTVSYKTAPGKIEKIKPPPSPTTEGPVSQSDPPHEEAAGAQRPKNLMQTLMEDYETHKTKRRERMDDSSYTCKLLSSKVTSEVLEATRVNRRKSALALRWEAGIYANREEDE
- the PALM2AKAP2 gene encoding PALM2-AKAP2 fusion protein isoform X6, encoding MEIEVPVSEHKSITTVASPHPIENPTHFFSSAASHNGLKDRHESLDSEVAKEIRYLDEVLEANCCDSAADNTFNGTSSPEPSAVSIMDGSGASVNVNNDSVPSEREENVADKQAPLVAEPHEGSITDETLKSNGHSLGGLKEDTREGLKVPGSPTSSNSSRRSSKDGETTLTTLKKEAKFELRAFHEDKKPSKLFEDEEEKEKYRVRKVRPSEEMMELEKERRELIKSQAVKKNPNIAAKWWNPPQEKTLEEQLDEEHLESHKKYKLRKERQQQQGATPTSPKQVSCSFVPPEPVNIKKEDIVTEQIDFSAARKQFQLMEHSGPSQGQAPPRRSGTPRMFSIKPFYKSLNSPHVDRPLSSVTRPVSVCGQTGQLEGNNATVVKAQKVSCTSEDDTSTQTTTADPVRELPCSDSPRAGQASKLWAEDGEFMSARAVFTVVKDDGQSMLDQFPKSASTSSPPEELDSGLDDLSVRSQDTTILETLSNDFSMDNISDSGASNETMSALQESSLADFSLPQTPQADTPAECRAEGISKLFSDPGCDSPSSALADSVLIDDQLEYHAGLLVQNAIQQAIAEQADKANCQEEEIPAEKEISVKEQPATTGPAPASMEQQKPMFEPPQVSSPVQEKRDTIPKTSKEEDSGLREGKSLQQSPVYSASQPFLVEENRHEVSYFSKYSEAAELRSTASILATQEPEVTVGPFKLRSRKQRTLSMIEEEIRAAQEREEELKRQRQGLQVAPSPVTKTAPPMPTRTVSYKTAPGKIEKIKPPPSPTTEGPVSQSDPPHEEAAGAQRPKNLMQTLMEDYETHKTKRRERMDDSSVLEATRVNRRKSALALRWEAGIYANREEDE